The region TAATATACATTCTGGCAAAGTAATGATACTGAAAACTCAGAGTAGGAACAGTTCAGTTGGCACTTACCACCCAATTTTTCAAACATGACTTGCTAATCTTCTTGCTTTCAGATGCTCCTTCAAAAAGACTCATGCCTTTCAGAGCCTCATCTTCTTGCATAAAACGCATAATATCATCCAAGTAAATGTACCTGTATATCGAGAAATAACAAAAACACATTAGGAGAGGAAAACTACAAAGGAATGTTTAGAGAGTACATGAAACAGACCACAGAGTATAAACACATGATAATGACAGAGACAAAGCAATGATTAATGTTGATTATTTGGCTGTCATCATCACTGCATATTTCGGATCCAGAATACACAGCTTTGTCAACTCTTATTCTGTAAGAAGTACTACCTGCCGCGAACCTTACAGAAAACAGCTTACAAAAAATCCAGCAACCATTTCAGCAAATTTCAGATCTTCAAATATTAGTTACATGCCAAACTATTAGCCAACACAATACATAAGTATAACTAGGAGAGAAACAAGAACCAACCGAGACCCTGGTTTAGCCACATTCTGGAATATATTCCTTGCTGCAGCTTTTGCTTCGAGTTCACTTCTAATATTTGTAGCTGGCTCATCATCATCATGAGTGGAATCTCGTAAATGCTCATCCAGAGTAGACAGAGAGCCATAACGTATCATGTTTATAAGCCTCTTCATATTCCAAGCAGAGACATTCTTAGGGTTCAATTTGTGCAAGTGATCAATTGTTATCCCATCATCTTCCTCATTGGGTTTCTTGGATAATGCACGAGAGAGCCTCGGGGTACCTATTCGAGGGCTTTTCTGCATCCTGCCACTCCCGATTACTTTTGGTCCCTGTTGTTGTGACGAACAGGCAGCTGCCTTAAGGCCAGGGGGAATATATGCACCCGCATTCTGTAATTTTTCAACTTCAGCTGCAATTTTTTCTTCCTCTTGCTcattattttgaatttcaatcAAAGGAGGACCGGAGAGAGTCTCAATGACATACTGATTAAACAATGCCTCCTGAATGCGGTCGAAGTAAGTACTAACATGAAAAGAAGATGCAAGCACTTTAACCACAAGAGTCTTCACAAGCCACAACAATGTACCCACCACCAAGCACACTAAAACTTTAGTGACATACCTAAGTGTTGTACTCTTGGTTTCTCTTTCAACTTTCCTATCGAACAAAAAATGCCAAGCAATCAAAACAAGTCCTAACCACAAGCAATTTTGCACAGGTTTCTTGATCCCGTATACGAAATACAAAACCCGTTTTCGCAAAAGAAAATTCCTCTCAATAAAAAACACAACAATCCTAATAACCCACCCAGAAACTAATCTACCACATattaaaaccaaaacaaaaactCCCCATTTCCACAAGCTAAGTCTCCAAAGAGTTTTGTTCCTCAAAAATGGAATAGCAAGACTACATACTAAAGCAGCAATAATTAGAATCAAACTGACCCATTCAACTAGAGTCACAAAATCAAGTTTATCTTTCTTAAGTCCTTCAGGTATATCATCCTCCAACAATGGATCATCCTCCTCCTCATCAAAAACACTACCTTTCCCAATAAATCCGGACCTCAATTGCCCCGATCTTCCTGCAACTCTCCCCGATTTCTCGGGTTTTTGTTGCGGGTCCAATAACCTAGATTTAGTCCTCTCTTTCAACAAATGGGACTTATTATTATTCTTCTTAAACGACGAACTGCTACACTTCAAAATCTCACCCCCAGCACCACTGTCATTGCTAGGAGAATCCTTACACTGATGTCTCCTCTTAACCGACTCGCTACTATTAGAGTCGGGCGGGTTGGGGTCGAAAGAGACCCGGTTCCCCGTAGTAGGAGACTCCGAAATGGGACCTAAGCTTCTGGGAATGCTGTTCTGTTGCTGAAGCTGAAGCTCAGCCATATCCATATCAAAGTCCAAGCAAAACTCACCCGAAGCTTGTTGTTTGTGTAAGAATTGGCCAATGAGCTTCGATGGCGGATCTGCCTCCATTGATGCAGCAGCTGAAGAAGCTTTATCGTTAGTTTGAGGAAAATCAAACGCATATTTATCAGCCCCATTGTGTTGCTCTTTGTCATTCCAAAAATCGATGCTACCTTCCCTCCATATCTTCCCTTTAGCTGCTGCCTCGTCCACGTTTAACACAATTTCTCTCCGGTCACCGGCCATCACCGCCGCCCACCAATGTTCAGATGAAAGGTATGATGATAAGGTGGTGTTTGGGACGTGGGAAAATGTAAAAGATAATCAAAAATAAGTTTCTGAGTGACGCGTGTAGTGAGAGTGCGCtagtttttcttcttttcaaaTTTGCAGAAACCAATATTTTAACAAGACAAAGAGAGACCAGAGGACAGGTGTCCGTAGCTGCGCCGAATTTATACAGCTAGCCTATGTTTTTATGTCAAACTGCTCCTTCAACTTTTTATCATTTAC is a window of Mercurialis annua linkage group LG2, ddMerAnnu1.2, whole genome shotgun sequence DNA encoding:
- the LOC126669603 gene encoding mechanosensitive ion channel protein 6 produces the protein MAGDRREIVLNVDEAAAKGKIWREGSIDFWNDKEQHNGADKYAFDFPQTNDKASSAAASMEADPPSKLIGQFLHKQQASGEFCLDFDMDMAELQLQQQNSIPRSLGPISESPTTGNRVSFDPNPPDSNSSESVKRRHQCKDSPSNDSGAGGEILKCSSSSFKKNNNKSHLLKERTKSRLLDPQQKPEKSGRVAGRSGQLRSGFIGKGSVFDEEEDDPLLEDDIPEGLKKDKLDFVTLVEWVSLILIIAALVCSLAIPFLRNKTLWRLSLWKWGVFVLVLICGRLVSGWVIRIVVFFIERNFLLRKRVLYFVYGIKKPVQNCLWLGLVLIAWHFLFDRKVERETKSTTLRYVTKVLVCLVVGTLLWLVKTLVVKVLASSFHVSTYFDRIQEALFNQYVIETLSGPPLIEIQNNEQEEEKIAAEVEKLQNAGAYIPPGLKAAACSSQQQGPKVIGSGRMQKSPRIGTPRLSRALSKKPNEEDDGITIDHLHKLNPKNVSAWNMKRLINMIRYGSLSTLDEHLRDSTHDDDEPATNIRSELEAKAAARNIFQNVAKPGSRYIYLDDIMRFMQEDEALKGMSLFEGASESKKISKSCLKNWVVNAFRERRALALTLNDTKTAVNKLHRMVNILVAILIAVIWLLILGIATTKFLVFLSSQLLLVAFVFGNTCKTVFEAIIFLFVIHPFDVGDRCEIDGVQMVVEEMNILTTVFLRFDNQKIVIANSVLSNKSIGNYHRSPDMGDAVEFLIHVATPAEKIAVMKQRIVSYIENKKDHWYPSPMIILKELEDLSRVRIAIWLTHKMNHQDMGERWSRRALLLEEMVKVFRELDIQYRLLPIDINVRALPPVSSDRVPPSWITYG